One Phyllopteryx taeniolatus isolate TA_2022b chromosome 3, UOR_Ptae_1.2, whole genome shotgun sequence genomic window, cattttaaaaatcaaacaaggcCCTTAAGCACAAGACTTTTCCCACCCTGGTCTCAACTTCCAGCCTAAAATGCGACAAATATTTGTGTAGTGTAACAACGACCGTTGTCTCGTCACATCGCATCGCATCACCTGCACAGCTCGGCAGTGTCCGGCGACGTTGGCTTGAATTTGGAAGAGGCGCAGATCAGCCACCTGCTCTTGGCCCCGCCCTCGAGATGTGCCGCCCTCATAGACCACCATCGGTCGGCCGCCAAACAGACTCATCAAGTGGGCGGGTTCCTTGCCCTGGACCACGCGCACCTGCAGACATGAGCGGAGTGAGGTGTGCAAAACCGCATGCCCCTAGCCccaccctccccctccccctcctgcTCACCTGCACAGCCTCACCCCCCAGTTCCTCATCTAGTTGAATGGCCAAAATGGCCGAAGCGGCGAGCTCTTCCTGACTCGATCGGGCTCCTTGCCTGAGAAGGAGAAACAACTGCTTGAAAGGACCCCGAGAAGCTCCCCgatgacatcacttcctgtaGTCTCACCAAACATAAATGACGCTGCCGTCTCGGTCTTTGTGACGGTACTGGTACAGGATGATGTAACTGTCTCCACCCCAAAACTGACCAATCACCGACGAGTCCACCGACACTTTGTTCTGCCCCTCCACACGccacacctgcacacacacactgcaggaTTCCAGAACAACGCACACACGGGTCTTCCTGACCGCACCTGTTTTTCGCCGTCACCCGCATCCAACATCCCGTGCTGGGCTGCCATGGCTGCCGACTGGTGGAGAGACGACGCATCGAACGGGACCTGTCCAATCAGAAAGCAGATCCATTCTGTCAAAGCCGTcagaaggaaaagaaaatctCTGATCACCTTCTCGATCCTGGCGATTTGATTGGACAAGTAGGCCGTTCCCATGCCAACCGTGTCGTCGGGATAGTGCCAGTCTTCAAAGAATTGTTTGAAGCGCACCGTCTCGCCATGCTCAGGAAGGACCTCGACCTGAAGGAGGCGCCGAGGACCACATACAGTAACATCTCAGTCAAATGTGTGTCTTCGCACGCTTACCTGGGTGTGTGTTGGGTAATTCATCTTCTGGATGAACTCTTCGGAAATCTTGAGAGCCGCATGTCGCTCCTCAGCGTTTGAGTCCTTCCCTGCGCACACACATGACCAAGTAAATACACACTTATGTTGGAGTGTGTTTTGAATGTGCGCATTCTCACCTTTCCACACGTAAACGCATCCGCTGCTTCCATTGTCTAGGATGAAGCAGTCGCCGGAGAGCAAAGTTTTGTGGGAGAACGGACTCTGTCGGCCCACCATCACGACGTCCAAGTCCCCGTCCACGTCGGACACCTGACGACCGACACGGGCAATCTCTCcttcacaataaaagcattttgacCAAATCAGAAGCAGTGTTTTACTTTGAACAGCTTTGCCAATTTCCTGTCGCGGGCATCCATCTTGGCATCGTCCGGGCGGGCTTCCGGAAGCTCGGGTTTGTGCCCGAGGACCTCAACACAGATGTCAAAAGGTCAGAGGCCTTCCGGCTGACACAAACAGGAAGCGCTTCTCACCTCCACCATCTTTTCAGGTTCCGAGCCTTCGTCGCAGATCAGCAGCGAGGCGCGCCCGCAACGCTCGTTATCACGGATACGCTTGGACACCTGTCGCTCACACAGGGAGGCCCGCCCGCGTGATGACATCACTAGTCACCACTGTGACGTCACTATTCACGACAACTCACCGTGGTGGCCTTCAACTTCTCAAAGTGGTTACTATGACAACCAGACCACTGGATGATCTCCTGGAGGGAAAAAGACTCCTTCAAAGATCTGTCCTCCATCTTCCCTTCTCCCACCCcccatccctccctccctccctccctaccTTTCCCAGGTCAAGTATGAACGTGTCTCCTGTGTTGAAACTCTCCCAGCTGAGGTGGACTTGCGTTGCCCTGACAACGCGGCGACCTTTGACCTTCAGCAGCCACCTGACATCAGCGTCACTCGTCTCTATGTGTCGGAATCCTGAAGCCACGCCCCCCGCCTGCGATGACATCCGTATGCAACCTTATAAGGTGACATGTTTTGTTGCTGCAGTAACCACATTGCTCCACTCACCAAGTACTTGAGGCCCGCTTTGAAGTATCCCGCAAACACGTTGGACTCATGACCCTGGACTTCACGGAACTGGACCGGCTCCCCCTGCAGGAAGTCATCCATCTGGACCGTCAAGATGGCTGCCGCCCCGGCCTCGTCCTGAGTACATTCGCCACCTTGCCAATAGTGCAGGTGGTAGCACAGCCGCCCCTGCGGGAGGCATCCTGGCCGACGGCTGCTGTTGAGGACCAGGTAAGCGTCCCCGCAGTAGAAGGAGCCATGAAGACGCTTGGGAACGGGGGCCAGGTCCATGTGCTCAACCCTCCACACTTGGAGACCCTCCTGGAGACCCGCCTGCTCAAACTCTGGGTGGAACGCCGCCATTGCGTCACCTGCAAGGGATGCAGCAAGTCCATTTGAAAGCAAACAGGACACCAGAACTAGAACTTGAAATGAGTTACAGCACATACTCAGCTGTGAAGCTACTAGCCAGGAGTCAAAGGGgatatgcgcaacctacttcctGTTATTATACAAGATAGTGATTTCTGGCTAACCCGGGTGGTATATCCTTCAAGCTGCGGTCCTCTGCCAGAGGCCTGGGAGCTTGAGGGATCTGCACAAGATCTTAGCTGTTCCTAGTATTGCGGTCTTCTGGACAGAAAGGTCAGCTGTTGCTCCTAGTATCTGCTGGAACCATCCTCACAGCTTGGGGGTTACTGCCCCCAGTGCCCCAATAACTACGGTCACCACTATTGCCTTCACCGTCCACATTTTCTCTAGTTCGTCCTTCAGTTCTTGGAATTTCTTCAGCTTTTAgtgttccttttttcccccaatgttgCAATCACTCGAGATTGCTACATCTATCACAACTGCCGTCTTCTGACATTTATCGACCACCACCATGTCAGGCTCGTCATCTACCACTAGATTGTCAGTCTGGATCTGGAAGTCCCACAGGATCTTGGCCTGGTTGTTCTCAACCACCTTGGGTGGTGTCTGCCATCTTGATTCTGGGACCTCCAGTCCATATGTGGTACAGATGTTCCCGTACACTATACCTGCTACCTGGTTATGTAGCTCCATGTATGGCTTGCCTGCCACCATTTACACCCTGCTGTGATGTGCTGAACTGTCTCTGGGGCTTCTTTGCCCAGCCTGCATCCAGGGTCCCGTCTGATGTGGTACACCTTGGCCTCTATTGATCTTGTGTTTAGGGCCTGTTCTTGTGCTGCCATGACTAGCTTTAATATATCTTGAAGGGGAAGAATTCAGTCTTGCACAAATATTCAAAAGACACTTCAGCATCTGAGTTACAACAGCGTGATGGACTGATTTGTCGCACTTAAAAACAGACTGCATTCATTGATGCTTCCACCCACCAAGTAGCTGACAATTGCAGCTGATAATTAGATTTTGATGACATCGTTAGCGCCTCGAAGGGAAATTATTCTCTGTAATTGTGACCGGGAGGTCACTCtttcagagagagagaaaaaaacttaaaatccccattgcattgtgggaatcggACTGCTTGACATCATGTATGCTTGTTGTCGTAAGCATTAGAAGCTAGCTTTGTCAGCGATCATGCGAATTTACACGGCGGGCCGGCCGTGCGCTgtctgtctgggcttcctgttcatcacagtctggtttggttaGTGTGGTGTTCCCAAGAATCAGTCttgcattttcaaaaaaaaaaaattaaaaacctctcttttttctttaccaatcagcacacagctagcatctattcgacattcatcttcgtgtccttttcttcttaTTCGCCTCTTTTCGACGTAATATTTGTATGCAGTACCCCCTGGTATTgtgactgagataccacagttgcaTAACATTTTACCTTTTCAACAAGATCACtaacttgtgttcctcttttctGTTAATTAATTCCATATGTATTTTAATACAAGAAATGGCGAGTTcaaactgaaatgtatttatatttgtgttgtatttatttgtacccGTTTGAAATTGCCCcactagaaagacaagaaaatgcagtttcctgctacatgcacaatgtgaatttaagaaaaatactgttgttacctaaaagaggaaaccaattagtCATTCATTATCAAGTGAAATGTCTCcttttgtgtattcataattggtctttaactaaacaaaaacattttatcctTATGATTGATTATTCCAATAGAATTGTCAGTACAATACgagattactaattgcagcaatACTGGAGGCAaattatttgtgacaggtcagtttaatgtcacttcagaaataaagtgagaaaaagtaagtcacaGCACCAAACTATACATCCACGCGCACATACCCCAAAACAAGAGTAAAGTGAGAGAAGTGGCAACTTACGCGCAGGATGGTTCTTGTTTTGAGGGACGAAAGTAAAGTTGGCGGCGGGGCTGCCCTCACTTAAaagggagggggcggggccgcACACACCTGAGGCTGATCGATGATGTCATCTCTTGATGATGTCTGTCTCCAGCACACCGGAAATGTCCGTCTTTTAAAATAtaggtatttttttctgttcatttgCCCTTTTGCATGATGTTTCCTGTTTAgcgttaaaacatttttcatttgacgagtgaacaaaaaacaagacttttGTGTTTCAAGAGACTCGGCGGATGTGCACGCTGGTGCACACGCGTTTGTACGAGGACGAGCTGAAGGTCACGAGCACGGGCATGTCAGCTCAGAGTCCGAACAGCCATCACGTTTCGTGACGtcgacgaggacgaggaggaggaggaggagaagaggaagaggaacgGGAACAGGCGTAACTGGCGGCAGGACTCCGTACGTCAAGATGGGCAACCGCGGCATGGAGGACCTGATCCCACTGGTCAACCGGCTGCAGGACGCGTTCGCGGCCATCGGCCAGAACGCCACTTTGGACCTGCCTCAGATCGCCGTGGTGGGCGGCCAGAGCGCCGGCAAGAGTTCCGTTCTGGAGAATTTCGTTGGCAAGTAAGTCCGTATTTCTTTCTGCAGAGCACAACCAAAGCCAACCGTACCAGGCCGGGCCGAGTCGAACCGGACTCAGCTGCTGGATAGCCACAGAGGATCCTGTCATCCTTCTGAATAAATGATCGGAATAAAACAGGATGCTGACAGCATGATTCCATCACGATCACACCTTGACTCTTTTACATTCCGTTTTCTTTTGAGTGCATTTTTCATTACCGTTATAATTATCGGTTGAGAATGAGTGTTGAGAATTATGTAAGTGTTCGTGAATTGAAATATAACTGAACCATATATAAATGTCTAACCTAACGGTAATATAACCCAAAGGTAATATGACGCATTCAATGTTGTAATATATAcctctatatctatatatatctatatctatatatatctatctatatctatatatatatatatatatatatatatgtccaaTGTTTCCCCACCAGAGATTTCCTCCCGCGGGGTTCAGGTATTGTCACTCGGCGCCCCCTAGTGCTGCAACTCATCAACTGCCCGACaggtgaacatttttttaatttgaatacattttgagcTGATGCACGGTGAAATagtggttggcacgtctgcACCGCAGTTTCTAGGTTCGAATCTGCACTGCAGCCTTCCACTAGCATGTTAAACTCTACATTTTCCTGAGGCGCACAGCAAATCTTGGGGTGTTAGAAAATTCAGGGTAACATTTTTCGGAGGTGATTTGAACTCCCAAAGTGtaatttgaacattgaataaTTTTTCGGATTGAAATGATGTCCAGAGTAGGGGTTATTTCACAGAGTTGATCACATGGTGTTCGATTAACTCTTCAGTGATGTAATTAAGTTCCACCTTTGCACCTGCACTTCTTCAGTTTGAGAGAGACGAGTCAGCGCCGTTTTCCTACTCCTTTATTTTCACCTAGTAAATTcagtttaaacaaacaaaaataattatgaatTGATACTGTGGAGATCAGTAGTATGAgaagaatactgtatatgttagaACAACACTGAAAGCCTTGCtactcccagcatgctttgcGGTGCCCATTTGTAACTATAGGAAAATAAGaatcaatcaatatttttaCTCAGTGTTCTTAAGTCCAACTTTCATAATGTTAATAATGATAGCTCTTTCCTTTTGGTGTCAATATTCTACACTATCAGACAAAATAAATCACTCTTTCGTCGCGTTAATAACGGTAACTCATCCAATATGGTGTTCGTATTTGACACTATCTGAGTTGTTTAGTCACTGTCACGGTGTGAATCATGTTAACTCTTTTCAAAGGGTTGATTTAACTCTGAAGCAGTGGTTGCCATATCAACTCTCGGCAAGTGTTGATTTAAACTCGGAGGTTGTTAAATTCGTGTTTTCAAATTTGCTGCGCGacaatgcttgtttgtctccatgtgttgcgccatttttagaaaatggatggatgcatttgaAGCAGACAGCCACCTGATTATTAACCCCCgctgcccacacacacacatgaataaaGTGTGCCGTTGATAATGCTGACATTGACGTGATTTTGCCAGAGTTTGCTGAATTCCTGCACTGCAAAGGAAAAAAGTTCGCCGACTTTGAAGAAGTTCGTCAGGAAATTGAAGCGGAAACCGATCGAGTGACGGGACAAAACAAAGGAATCAGTCCGGTTCCCATCAACCTGCGCGTCTACTCTCCCAACGGtaacgcacaaacacacacaaacgcgaTGATGTGTATGTGGAATATTGGAAACATTTGAAGGTGAATAAAAGTCTTTGAATAAATCCATCCTAAAAATGTGAACAGAAAACAATCAGAACAAATGAACAAGACTGATTGTGCCGTTTTTATGGATCATTTTAATCATCAATTCATTATTTTTCGATGAATCGCGTGACTCTCATTGCGTCAAATGCACAAATTTGCGCCTATTCGTGCATTATAGCATTGCCTTTATATGTAATCACGTCTCGTGAATACGAAAGTTTGCGTCCCATGCAAACACAGCATCAGTACACATCTGCTATCTGCGACGGAAGATCGTTTAATTAAACACTTAGCTATTTTTTCATGACTTCCGTCCCGTAATTCAAAACCAGGACATGATTTCAAAATGCCACTGCGGAAAATGCCCAATTAAAGATGAAGTGATCTGGTTTGATCATTGaggttgatcattgttttccaaagttacagcagatgtttgcaaatgtcttattttgaaaaaaacacaaagataatcggtctgctttcatggaggaaaagagaaatgtgaatccgcggctgtggatcagtaggtagagcaggtcgtcggtcactggttcgaatcccgaaCTGTCGAAGTGTCCTCGGGCAAGACGCTGACCCTtcatttgctcccagtgggcctggcagcgcctcgcacggcagcagccgcccacCGGTGTatgaatgagtgtgtgtgtgtgagtgggtgaacgTGAGGTGAGGCCTTCTGTGATGGtggagataaagcgctatacaaGTGCACTACATTTACCATTTGGTTGAGAGCGAAGAGGATGAAAGGATTTGGACCATTTTCAATGAAACAAAGTCTATTATCGAAATACTTTTCGATTATTTTAAATTAGATTAGTTGTTGCACCTCTGGTGGTTTTATCTGAGCACCTAGTTGTTTGATGGTTGCGAGTATGTGTTTCAttcttaacattaaaaaaagcacaatcaCAAGATTATGTTTTTGACAAGATGTTAGCATGATTTGACATTGAATTTGCATGTTAGCATGCTGTTGCGTGTTAAAACCTTAGCGTGTtaacattttgttgtgtgttcgCATGCTGTTGCGCCTTAACATGgaacaaccctaaccctaacccatggTACATGGAAGCATCCTGCTGCATGTTAACGTGCTGTTGCCTGTTAACGTGTTGTTGGAGGTAAACCTGTTGTGTGTTAGCATGTTGTTGCATGTTAGTATgctgttgtgtgttgtgtgactgttttttttctcaatctcTTGATGTCTGCAAAAGTGTTCCGTGTCaatcgaccgtctgttgtcgtcctcgagcggctccgactaccggagacaaatcgcttgtgtgttttttggacatacttggcaaataaagatgattctgattctgattctgatgttgttgcgtgtttgtgttttcGTAGTGTTGAACCTGACGCTGGTGGATCTTCCCGGGATGACCAAGGTTCCGGTGGGCGACCAGCCGGCGGACATCGAGCAGCAGATCCGAGACATGCTCATGCAGTTTGTCACCAAGGACAACTGCCTCCTGTTGGCCGTCTCTCCCGCCAACTCCGACCTCGCCAACTCCGACGCCCTCAAGGTCGCCAAGGAGGTGGACCCCCAAGGTCGCCCTGGGCCCGCCGTGTCGTCTCCTTGCTCGTTCTCTACAGTACTTGCACGCATGCCAGTGCTTGACTTTCTcgttgtgtgcatgtttgtgtgcgcgcgtgtgtgagcACAGGTCTCAGAACCATCGGTGtggtcaccaaactggacctGATGGACGAAGGAACCGACGCCAGAGACATCCTGGAGAATAAACTGCTGCCCCTTCGCAGAGGTACAACAGCCAATCGGCTCCTTGCCCCACTCACCTTTTTCCCAGTGGCCTTCCGGTCTGCTGTGTTTGCTTCCTGACTCCCAGTTGAGTGTCAGACATCGTGGCCCGTGCACGTATCGTGTCATTTGAACTGTTGCGTTTCGTTGACAATTCGCGAGCAGGTTACGTCGGCGTGGTGAACCGCAGTCAGAAGGATATCGACGGCCGTAAAGACATAACGGCGGCGCTGCAGGCGGAGAGAACGTTTTTCTCGTCCCACGCGGCCTACCGACACCTGGCCGAGCGGATGGGGACCGCCTACCTGCAGAAACTTCTCAACCAGGTCCGGGCGCACACGGTTCCCTCGCTTCTGACTTCCTTTCTGGCTTCCTGTTTGACTCGACATTGTGCTTCCGGCCGCGTCACCGCAGCAACTGACCAATCACATCCGAGACACGCTGCCCGCCTTACGCAGCAAACTTCAGAAGCAGCTGCTGCACATTGAGAAGGAAGTCGCAGAATACAAGAACTTCAACCCAGACGACCCCGCTCGCAAGACCAAGGCCTTGCTGCAGTCagtgcac contains:
- the LOC133475718 gene encoding gelsolin-like, whose amino-acid sequence is MAAFHPEFEQAGLQEGLQVWRVEHMDLAPVPKRLHGSFYCGDAYLVLNSSRRPGCLPQGRLCYHLHYWQGGECTQDEAGAAAILTVQMDDFLQGEPVQFREVQGHESNVFAGYFKAGLKYLAGGVASGFRHIETSDADVRWLLKVKGRRVVRATQVHLSWESFNTGDTFILDLGKEIIQWSGCHSNHFEKLKATTVSKRIRDNERCGRASLLICDEGSEPEKMVEVLGHKPELPEARPDDAKMDARDRKLAKLFKVSDVDGDLDVVMVGRQSPFSHKTLLSGDCFILDNGSSGCVYVWKGKDSNAEERHAALKISEEFIQKMNYPTHTQVEVLPEHGETVRFKQFFEDWHYPDDTVGMGTAYLSNQIARIEKVPFDASSLHQSAAMAAQHGMLDAGDGEKQVWRVEGQNKVSVDSSVIGQFWGGDSYIILYQYRHKDRDGSVIYVWQGARSSQEELAASAILAIQLDEELGGEAVQVRVVQGKEPAHLMSLFGGRPMVVYEGGTSRGRGQEQVADLRLFQIQANVAGHCRAVQVRASSSGLNSGDVFLLASSSGCWMWKGRGSSSAEVRGARHLAGVLRENPVQVEEGQEEGDFWCALGGREDYCESRRCEAQMAAHPPRLFACSFKTGNFLMEEVPGELTQEDLAPDDVMLLDAWEHVFVWIGKESHEDEKTEAFASASRYMESDPARRDPRTTVVTVKQGFEPPTFTGWFLGWDRRYWTTDPLRRATEAPHV
- the LOC133475717 gene encoding dynamin-1-like isoform X4, with product MMSSLDDVCLQHTGNVRLLKYRDSADVHAGAHAFVRGRAEGHEHGHVSSESEQPSRFVTSTRTRRRRRRRGRGTGTGVTGGRTPYVKMGNRGMEDLIPLVNRLQDAFAAIGQNATLDLPQIAVVGGQSAGKSSVLENFVGKDFLPRGSGIVTRRPLVLQLINCPTEFAEFLHCKGKKFADFEEVRQEIEAETDRVTGQNKGISPVPINLRVYSPNVLNLTLVDLPGMTKVPVGDQPADIEQQIRDMLMQFVTKDNCLLLAVSPANSDLANSDALKVAKEVDPQGLRTIGVVTKLDLMDEGTDARDILENKLLPLRRGYVGVVNRSQKDIDGRKDITAALQAERTFFSSHAAYRHLAERMGTAYLQKLLNQQLTNHIRDTLPALRSKLQKQLLHIEKEVAEYKNFNPDDPARKTKALLQMVQQFAVDFEKRIEGCGDQVDTSELSGGAKINRIFHERFPFELVKLESDEKTLRKEISFAIKNIHGIRTGLFTPDMAFETIVKRQMSQIKEPCHKCIDLVINELVNTVRLCGLKLAQYPLLREEMERIVTQHIRDRESRTKGQVLLLVDIELAYINTNHEDFIGFANAQQKSSQMNKKKASANQDEIMVIRKGWLTINNIGIMKGGAKEYWFVLTAENLSWYKDDE
- the LOC133475717 gene encoding dynamin-1-like isoform X2, whose translation is MMSSLDDVCLQHTGNVRLLKYRDSADVHAGAHAFVRGRAEGHEHGHVSSESEQPSRFVTSTRTRRRRRRRGRGTGTGVTGGRTPYVKMGNRGMEDLIPLVNRLQDAFAAIGQNATLDLPQIAVVGGQSAGKSSVLENFVGKDFLPRGSGIVTRRPLVLQLINCPTEFAEFLHCKGKKFADFEEVRQEIEAETDRVTGQNKGISPVPINLRVYSPNVLNLTLVDLPGMTKVPVGDQPADIEQQIRDMLMQFVTKDNCLLLAVSPANSDLANSDALKVAKEVDPQGLRTIGVVTKLDLMDEGTDARDILENKLLPLRRGYVGVVNRSQKDIDGRKDITAALQAERTFFSSHAAYRHLAERMGTAYLQKLLNQQLTNHIRDTLPALRSKLQKQLLHIEKEVAEYKNFNPDDPARKTKALLQMVQQFAVDFEKRIEGCGDQVDTSELSGGAKINRIFHERFPFELVKLESDEKTLRKEISFAIKNIHGIRTGLFTPDMAFETIVKRQMSQIKEPCHKCIDLVINELVNTVRLCGLKLAQYPLLREEMERIVTQHIRDRESRTKGQVLLLVDIELAYINTNHEDFIGFANAQQKSSQMNKKKASANQDEIMVIRKGWLTINNIGIMKGGAKEYWFVLTAENLSWYKDDEGSPQRVILFHGSPSPASSSPTPTALMSSLTTSINLLFALPLALLPGSSILIILRPIYSLFLLWTCPNH
- the LOC133475717 gene encoding dynamin-1-like isoform X3 gives rise to the protein MMSSLDDVCLQHTGNVRLLKYRDSADVHAGAHAFVRGRAEGHEHGHVSSESEQPSRFVTSTRTRRRRRRRGRGTGTGVTGGRTPYVKMGNRGMEDLIPLVNRLQDAFAAIGQNATLDLPQIAVVGGQSAGKSSVLENFVGKDFLPRGSGIVTRRPLVLQLINCPTEFAEFLHCKGKKFADFEEVRQEIEAETDRVTGQNKGISPVPINLRVYSPNVLNLTLVDLPGMTKVPVGDQPADIEQQIRDMLMQFVTKDNCLLLAVSPANSDLANSDALKVAKEVDPQGLRTIGVVTKLDLMDEGTDARDILENKLLPLRRGYVGVVNRSQKDIDGRKDITAALQAERTFFSSHAAYRHLAERMGTAYLQKLLNQQLTNHIRDTLPALRSKLQKQLLHIEKEVAEYKNFNPDDPARKTKALLQMVQQFAVDFEKRIEGCGDQVDTSELSGGAKINRIFHERFPFELVKLESDEKTLRKEISFAIKNIHGIRTGLFTPDMAFETIVKRQMSQIKEPCHKCIDLVINELVNTVRLCGLKLAQYPLLREEMERIVTQHIRDRESRTKGQVLLLVDIELAYINTNHEDFIGFANAQQKSSQMNKKKASANQDEIMVIRKGWLTINNIGIMKGGAKEYWFVLTAENLSWYKDDEKIHQRLSCLPLRSPWLQRSSLLEAPPVHREPVSPLPEKPHNTRPVSASTTWFSALPLSS